In the genome of Paramisgurnus dabryanus chromosome 16, PD_genome_1.1, whole genome shotgun sequence, the window ATAGATGTGGATCTTTGCTTTACGCACGGTGTCTGTTCATTAAAAACATCACTACACAATAATATCAAACTGAACCTTTCCGTTATTAAAACATGTCAGGAATTTCACACAGTCGCCTGAGATTTTCATACTGGGTGTGGTGAACACGTGAACATATGCAATGCTTACAGTTTAACGGTGTAGTTTCTAATAAGTTTTAGTAaataatgtgtgtttaataaatgtgTGAGCTATACACCACAATGTCTTAAGTCTTTAACAGTTCAAGGCCTGGTTACTTAAGATTTGTATTGTTTTCCGTATGTGTAATAATCATTTGACATAAAAAGGAAAAGGTTAAACATTAATGCACCATCAAAAGTAAATATGCGCAACTGTTACTGCACCTGATTTAAACATTAAGGTTGCTTGACAAAACACTTTTTTATAGTGGATTTATTTTACAccataaaaaagaacaaagggTGTCCAAATATCTTGGCTGATCATTGCATAGATTAATTTTGAAATGTTACTTCCTCTTGTTGTGCAGATCTTTCTGTAATACTGTCAGTATTGTGTTGTTATCTTATGCACAAAAGTTAGGCCTCAgttcattaaaaaaagttaaaataaaaaccgCAACTGCAAAATATTCAGCTTTGTGCAGTAAAAGCATATCATGTTAGATTGGTGATAGGTTGGTGATATTTAATGATGTTTGCTCAAATAAGGGCTTGTGTAACCTGGTTTTTAATTGCACCTCAGAGGAGGGTGGGGTCCACCTACATGTTCATACAAAGTGAGGGAAACTTAAACCTTGGAGGAAATGGGTAGTTGAAAACTTCTGCTTTTGTTAAAAATGCTGTTTGACAATGAAACACAGTTATATACATTGTCAGTTATGTTTGTCAGATCTGCTCACAAAATATTCATGAATGTTGtgcagacatttttttttttgatttggTATTGAATTACTCTAATTTACACAGACTCGCCAAAATGAGTGACAACAATCCCGTCAAAGAGGAAGTGAAGCAATTTGACAAGAAATGCCTGAAAAAGACGAATACAGCAGAGAAGAACACTCTGCCGACCAAAGAGGGTAAGCGAGTTTGGCAGCTTCATGTTTCATTGTTTCAGTAAATGTAGCTTGGATTTGCACAGTCTTGTGCTgatctgacacacacacacacacacacacacacacacacacacacacacacactgcacaATTCTCAAGATAACACGGAAAAAAACAGACCGCCTCTGCCTTTGTTTCACCTGTGGcctatcaaaaaaaaaaaaaaaaaaaaacagttaaaCATAAAGGTGTGGCTCCTGACAGATTCAAACCCTACTGCAACATTGTTACGCAAGATTCCCAAACAGATTATGATAGATTGATTGGAGATATTTCATTTTGCTGCaagtttatttaagttttaaataatgaataatATCACATTTCTCCTCACTATTAAAgctatatatttatgcattaggTTTCTCTTTAACATCTCTGTCTGCTACAGTAATCAGACAACACAGTAAAGCATCTTAGACATGTTTacacaatgttttttatttaatgccTGAAGCTGTCATTGTTTTCATCCTCAGTGCAAATAATTCCCAATCAATTTGCATGTTCAGTTTCCTTTCCAGGGAACGTACATTTTTGATGAATACACATAGATTATGACGATAGTAAGTTCAAGCGCTGATAATCGTGTCTTTGCTCTCCTGTGTCTTAACAAAACTATTTGCTTACTAAATGTGAAACTTTCACACGACATTACAGCCAGTTACAACATATTTCATGTTTAAGATAAAGTTATGCAACTTTTTAACTGGTGAGAATTACATGTCTTGTTGCTTGAAACATGACAGAACATTATacagaaatatgttaaaaatgctTTCATAACCTTTATTCAGGTTGACATTGTTCATCGTTGTAATTCACGTTTCCAATTCCTCTTTTCACAGATATTGAGCAAGAGAAAAAGGCTGTACAGGCGACAAAATGAATCTTAACCTGTCACCACTCCTCTTTCTTCCTGTCCCACCCCCTTTGACTGGACCACCTACTTCTGCATATAAGATCATATTAAAATCATTGTCATTTTTTACTGTACAAGATGAAAACTGTATAATCGTGTTTTAATTGCAGCTGTGGATATTTTAAGTCTTTTATCATGTTATTTTGAGAGGAGACTGACGTTTTTGCAGCCTTCTGTCATTAACATATCATGACTGTCAATGCAACTCGTGTCACCTGAATCTGTTATTATTCTTGATTGGTTAATCTTATAAATAACATGCAAGatgatatttttgttttataaataataataaagttttaaaatgtattcaagtGAATTTCGTACTGCTGCTGTAcacattaaaggcggagtgcatgaTTTCTGATAAAAGCTTTggaaacacacttgtagccaattagcaataaggggtgtgtctactaaatgtaattgttgcctgggttgtgtatgtgtggggcgggtctatcaaaggaatgtccagattctattgggttaGGGGCGTGTTCGTTCAGGTGATTTCagatgtcaacattggctttcagagatcatgcaccctgcctttaataaTGGGAAAATTTCATAAAAAAGGAAAACCATGGAAACTacataaatatgttttgtttttgtaaaaattattaGATGACGTACACAAAGATAAATGATACAAAGATAGGCTTGAAATGACTTGAAAagtaaatatgatttaaaagtaagtaaataaattaaTCTGGTCACACAATTTAAGgtccaattctcactattaactacTTTTTAATATGCTTGTTTATAATTAGTAAAGTAGTTGTTAAGTTTAAGTAGGCCTATTGTTAGAATTGGGATTAAGGATGTAAAGTAAGGTTTTGCAGAATTAGGCATTAATGTGCTTTTAAAGTACTAATATACAGCCAATCTTTAATATTATCTCAGTAATATTAATGCCAATAACCAActagttaatagtgagaattgtaAACTACACTATAGTGTTACGATTATTTTGATTAACTTACCAAAGGATTCAAAGTGAGAAGGATACATAAAACGCATGCATTTTAACATTAGACTTTAAGggatggtttcccggacagggattagtttaaaccaggacaaggccttagtttaattaggaatataactagttttaacaaacatgccttactaaaaacattacttgtgtgcattttgatgcaaaacaaagagtacttatatattttaagatatgtcagtgcaggttgttttcagtttggacagctcttaaaaaaatgtttagtctaggactagtctaatccctgtccgggaaaccagcCCTAAATGTTGATGTTAAATCCATTATTTTATTCTACAGTTCAGTATTTAGTTGAAGTAACTGTAATAAATTACAagaaaaataagagtaatcccATACTTAACCTTTTCAAggaaaaagtaattaaattacagtgactaattacttagtaactagttacCCAACACTGGACGTACATAAGGAAGAGGTTTTATCTTTTAGATTTGACACTGTAGAATCAAGAATGTGTATGTTCGTATCTAGAAAACAACCAACAGTCTAACATAAGCATTTATTTGTTTAGCAGACACTTTATTCAAAGCAGCTTGCAAATGAGGATAAAAGCATACATCCAGGCTTATGTTGCACAGTAACTTCCCAGCACATTTTAGTGTTGTACAATGTGTAATGTTTGTGAACTGCAGCACATTATTCCTCTTTCTGCGGTTTTTGGACTGTTTTAGTCTCGGCCAAAGAGAAGCATTCCCAACGAATTACTTACTGTAATGTTTATACATTTCAGGCAGATTGCACCATGTCTCAATTCTGTAATGATCATATAAAGTCTTTCTAATATATCTTTCATTGAGTGCAGTCTTTATAATGCTGAACTTTTCTACTTCATTAAACCTTTCCATGAAGAGTTTCTTGTTTGCAAAGGCAAACCTCATTTCTATTGATTATGCTAAGGGTTAATGACTTGAACAAACCAAACCCTGTTAAACGTTGGCATGCAACATGCACAGTGTTTTCTGCCATGGACAAAAATGATTCTTCGGATGATAAGGCTGTTTAAGGGAGTGTTATTATTTTTTGGCGATTAGACTTATGCAACCACATTGCAATGTTCTGGCAACCACCTAGAGCACTCTATACATTGATAGAAAAAATGGGACAACAGCCGTTACTGGAGCGTTACAGGTACTGCCCCACTGACAACACCATATTATCTGAGAATATAGCATTGCGGAAGGTTTTGCACAGCAGTTATAGTGTAGTATTTTCTTGCACAGGTAGTGTACTTATGCAAATTGTgtgtatgtattttaaaatcaCAAACAACATCTAAATACATAtgtggctcagtgggtagcactgttgccttgCGAGCAAAAAGGTCCATAATTTGAACCCcggctaggtcaggtggcctttctctgaggattttgcatgttgtcagtGTGGGTTTACTCCAGGTACTCCAGTTTCCTCCCagaggccaaaaacatgcaggttagttgaattggagatgccaaatctgtgtatggattaacttgtgTGGATCAACTTGTGCATGGTTTAACCTgttcttgccatgaatatagccgtagatTCTGGAATGGTGTTAAGaatgaacaaataaacaaacacacaatgaaTCCATTTTCAATTTCAGCTAGAGTTCTGTATATGTCCATAGGATTATTTCCCAAGAAACGTGCAAAATTGCAActaaatggtaaaatgtaaagtAATTTAAGTGTATCTTAAGTGACAAAGCACGTAGCATAAGAGGTCATGTAAGGTGAACTGaagtacagtattttttttcattgaaatttcttttactattatttgtttgtactttaaaaaacaaattctCTGCAAAATATAAAAGCACGATAGGTCAGTGCTACCTGTATAGCAATGGTAATGAAACTATTTCTTCATATGCACAAGTAGCTACTAACTCTGAGCTTTCAGAAGAAAAGTTTACCTGCCAGATGAACCACAACGAAAACAGAAAAATGTCTCTGTGATGCTCCAGCAAGAGTTTACATGAATGGAATGACATGAATCACATGGTTTTTAAATCGCTGTTGTATAATGTTTACAGCGTTtgtatataaatgtattatttttaatcaatttatcaaaaattattaaacatttatatgaTAATATATAATGGTgttcatattaggacctttaacTAAAGGGATCATAACAGCTGCATGCAAAACAATTAGCTAAATGctgtttaaaatagtttaaattaaaatacatcCAGTCACAACACAGAACATGTTAACTTCACAAAAGTATGTCGATTAACTACCCATATCTGAGTCTGCACCACACCTTTACTCCCAAACTTACATTTCATCCTCACATACAGTTGTGTAAAGATGTGCCAAAAGGTGTGGTGGAGTACGCTGACACATGATAACTGCATTATTTTAACTAGTATATTTGCAGTTAGAAAAAGAAACGCATGCAAGATGTATAGAACAAAAAAGCCTGAATACCTGTAATGTCTTGTGTATAGATAGCAACATGTTTATGCTTGCAGAAGAAAGATAACAAATCACATTGATGCACATTCCACACATGAGCTGTATGAACAACATATTGACTCCCCAGAATTGTGCTGTATAAATGCATATTATTAATTAACAGAGATTCACAATAAGTAACGCACTGAAAGTGAAAAATAACTACGACTCTTTACCAAAAGATTTTGGTTTCTAAACAAGAATGTGTTTTATTGCATTTGCACATGCATGGTCATGTCAAGGGTGCATACTTGTGTGCTGGGGTAGACTGATCAGATAGCTATCAGATATTAAGAAGAAAATACAACCTGTGGGCAGATgtttatgtgtgtatttgtgtatgGCTCTTCATAGTGTAAGACAACATAGTGTATATATGAGATGCAATATTTTGTTACTGTAatcaactttaacatttaaaacaagaACATTACAAATAGATGCCATGCCGTTGGTATACATTTGTTATGATCCTTCAATTTAAGTCTATGGGATGTTTTCACTTGTACTATGTTGTGCAAGGCAAAAGTTTGATCACTACGAAAAATTAAAGTACCCTTTATTTGAGGTCTACCACATAATTTCAGGTCTACATTGTGAGAGACGAGTTACAGGCCTGAGTGTCTGTGGGTTTGTGTTATCACTCTAATCACGAAAAACTGAAAAAAGATCTGCACACTGTTAAAGTCCCTTTGTTTCAAAAAGGTTTAAAAGGGCGCGCCGTTTTAAACCTTTTTGAAATAAAGGGACTTAAACAGTGTGCAgttattttttctgttttttgattCATCTTTTGATTAATCTTTGATGGTCAAGACTTTTTTGGATGTGTACAATACTAAcaatgacacttgcattaccaACCACAACTAATAACATGCATTACTTACATGTGATAAATGAAATTTGGAAAACGGCAGAGCAAGAACTCTTCCATGACTTTCAAGACATGAACCAGATTTTAATCCTGACACTATCAAGTTGTTTAAGTCTGTTAGTATAGTAGGCACCACGACACACCCATGCACACAAAGTTCACTTTTTATCGGCTATGTATGAGGTCaccacacgcacacacgcacgcacgcacacacacatacagacagacagacacacacacacacacctctaaTCACTCACATTTTGTGTACAACTTCTAAGAGAAACTTGTTTGACAGCATATTTGCTCATGTAATAATACACTATTGCTAAACttttaaacaaaatcttttttagttttgtttatttttaactttgATAACTCTCACGCTTCAtttaccattttattttttctcattatattttttatattgtttttcatttttatatttagtttgaatttttttttgtctgctACCTCTAGATTTTACAAGCTTGCCACCACATGTTAGTGGCCGCCCATTTATTGCTCATCGGCATCTGTGATTTTCCAGAAACACTGTAGGCCTATATCATGACATTGGtattttatcattattattttattattatgacATTATTATACATTAATTCAAAATAGACATAATAAAGATTGAGAATATAAGATAAACAGCTATAATGTATATAATTGACAATAACAAAGCattacttttatttaaacattagccttattttgtaaaaattttgacttttttaaaaACTAGTTTATGCATAACATACAGCAAAAATGCTTGTATGATTGTAAATGATGCAttacaatctctctctctctctctctctctctctctctctctctctctctctctctctctttctctctgtgtaATGAATAGCCAGAAGTGTAATTAGGAAGCTGTTTAAGGGTGCGGTTTCTAATTTTATAGTGGATATCCTGCAGCAGGCCTTGCTTTTTTGATTTAAATGGTAACCCACTTCAAAAGTCTTCAGTAAAAGTTAAAAAGTATTGCagttaaaattaatatataatattgaaAAACTAATAGTGTTTAGAATGACataatattatattttcttactcttgttttttttttgtattgtgtGCCATACAGCCTTTGGCATGGATTAGAGGGGAATTTGTCTCAGGCCTTGAATTGTGCAACAGCCACGCCTACAACATTTCTAGTGTGCAACCAGAACATACTGTGTGGGGTGATATGGAAATGTGCTTGacattttacaatgttttaaTACAGAATTGGGATGGAAAACAGCCATTTTTATGTCCGTGATTACAGGCAGCAAGAATGTGCTATACtacactttaattttttttattgttatgtttattatttcaaatactATTGCATACAGTCAACTACTTTATTAAAAGTATGACTGTAATGCAAAATACTTAACGCAGTGTTCAGTAAAGTCGTCTGTTAGTTGTTTTGGTTTACATTCAGTAATGCAACTATAAGCTGGTCAGATGTATCTGTATTGTGCTGCCATCTTCTGGTCAGAGTCATTGAACTGAATGCTCACGTGCTTATTTGGAACAACCAGAATATTATTTACAgaaataaatctttatttttagaGAGATGGTACTCAAAccacatttattttgtgaatcagctaatagatgacaaTGGTCAATTTTATTCCTTTAttgaattttcaaaaaaaaaatgattttggaGTTTCATCAAAAGAGTATTTTACTGTATTCAATGCAATTCCATGTGGTATAAAAACTCATTTGAAAGGTGTACAAACATATAACTCTACTTCTTTATATCAAGAGTATGTTACAATTGAAGGAGTTCAAATTTTTAAAGTTATGTTTTTTGTGGCTTTATTAGATAGACAGTGTGataggagaggacaggaaagcatagggtggagagaggggaaCGGgttcggcaaaggacctcgagccgggattcgaactcgggtcgccgagagtgcgtctgcaccatatgtcggagcactgcccactacaccatagGCTCCGACGAAGGAGTTCAAATTTGATAATTTATTTGTTCGTAAACTCATAAATAGAAAATCTATTCCAGCATCTTCTTTTAAATGATGCTATATGACATTGACTGGAAGAAGGTTTGGTCATTTCCATACAAATATTTATTGTCAATCAAGATAAAAGAAGTCACCTTTAAAATATTACATACCCTCGTAATAGTGTTCTCAGTATATGCAAAGCATTGAAAAAATTACCTTTTGTGATATGGAAGAGACAATTGTACATCTTTTTtgtgagtgtgtttgtgttaaagCCTTTTGGAATGATTTATGTACCTATCTCTCAGAAAAAACACATGTTGAAATATGCATCAACACTTTTAATATTATTTCCTTTTATCACAATTCAAAACATTGTATTAagtatattataaaaaaaattttatttggCAAATTCTTTATCCACAAATTCAAATTCCTCGGAAAGAAGCCCCTCTTATCAGTATTTCTGGGCGATTATAATTCTTACGTTTTGTCTTTGTTggacataaaaaacaaaaacctttcaaaGGCGAAAAACTGCTTTCAATTTTTAACCTTTTATAATTCCCTTCTGgtgtttcttcttctttttttctttctgttaTTGTTGTGTAAGTATTTTTTCTATTGTTACAAATGGGAACATGATACAATTTTGTAAGTCCTTTaaaactgttgtataaaaaataaaaaaatgctcacGTACTCCCAACAGCCAGCAGGCGGCGCTTCATCTCCAAATATGGTCCTTATGTACTGCAATGGGCGGAACTTCTTATCTGATTGGTTCAATCGCTGTCAATCAACAGGTCGGAGGCAAGCGACGAGCTAACTAGCTCTACAGCAGAGTGAATGGAGTAGAGCAGCCTCAGTTTACTAACCTATTTAacctatttatttttttaagctattttttatttcaaatctGTTGTTTGGATGATCTGTGGCGAAAAGAGAGGTATGTTGATTAAAACATCACAGTTACAAGATCAACGAAAGCAGCAGGTCGGGTTTACATGCATGCTACTACAAAGAAACATACAGGTGTTAGCTTAATGTTCATGTAAATCGATACAGGATCATTTATGTTGTATCAAATACAACAATATCACGTTCATTACTTATAATATATACAGAGAAATTAGGTCGGTTTGAAAGTATATTCATTCAGAGCGTTATAGCTAGTTAGATAAAGATCACTTGTTTGCGGATTTGTTTGGCTAACTCGTGTGCCGTTGTTATTGTAAGGgacattttatttatacattttatttatatcagACTTGTACTCTTAACAGCACGTTTGACCTTCAAACAACTTTAAACGACCCGATCAAAACTAACTGTAACGTTAGGCTTGAACTTCCTGAGCATCACTACAATAACATCAATTTATTAGAAGACGACAGCagataataaaacaataaaaagttGTATTGAAGGTATTAGcatgaaaacaaaacacacaaacagaaattAAACCAAACCAAAGAGTAAATGTGGTTTTGTTGATCTTTATATGATATTTGTGTTATTGTGTCAGACTGCAAACACGTGAAGTAATTGGATGAAACAAAATgatgaataaattaaaatagCACACAATGGTTTAAGATAAAGAGAAACAACATATTGTCAAGACAGAAGAGGGTTGAAATTAATTATAAACCTATCAAACTGGTTTTGAGAAATGAAGTAAGCTATGTTGTTGTAGGCCTGATCTATTTTCCAATGATTTTTCCCACTGTGTATTTTGCTATACATATCAATCCCTCTGTTTTAACATCCACAGTGTTGGAGAATGGTTGTTCCTGATGGTGGAAGTGTGATTCATCCAGCAGATAATGGTACAGATGAGGTGATGTCAAGCTCTGAGCCTGGATTTGATCAGAACCTGACCGGGGTGGAGTTAGAGGAGGTCCGTAAACTACAGGAACTGGTGCGACGCCTGGAGGTGCAGAATCAAGCCCTGCGAAACAGAGGCAACAAACTGGTGCTTAGCAGCACCGGCAACAGCAATCTTACGGCGGGAAATAACGTCAACCACCTCCAGACGGAGGTCGCCGAGGACTCTGGGAACTTTGAGCTGTCGCCTCCGGCCGGCAGTGATGGCAGTGGGGAGATGTCTCCACTGCCTGAAACCACCAGACCAGAGGATAATGATGAGGGAGATGGGTTCTTGAGTCTCCCCTGTGCTTCTGGGTGCAACCAAACACAGGGACAGTTTGCTACGAGTCCGTTTCCGGATAGCTGTGATTCAGAGACGCCAGGAGAAAGTAATGCGGCTATGGACCAGTCTGCCCTGGATGAATTGGATGTCCTGGATTTAGAGATGTGTGCTGAGGTGGAGGATGAAGATAGTTGGTGGGTTTAAACATCTTCATTCATACATACATGTGCTACAGCTTTACCCATGTATATAAGGCTATAAAGTACTGCTTAAGTACAGAAATTGAAAATGGAGTCTGTTGACTTTTATAGCACGCGTTGTCCATGTGTTTTGGCTTTCGATCTGttgtattatttaatttttctgtGGATGTTCATGTTAGTCCATACTCCAtattaggcatgggccggttaccggtttaaaggtataccgaggtttaaaacagtcaaggtttcaaaaccactaacatgttctgtgataccgtctccaaggtatgagctgtgcttatacaaaattcattaaatcatgaagtcatgtgattgatttgatgtttacatttaatatacattacgaaaatattatatatgttttgaaagcatattataatttaaaggcttaattgtacctggcatttgaaaataacacattttagtgttgcaatggcaataccgcaacaccgtgaaaccgtggtatttttgc includes:
- the tmsb1 gene encoding thymosin beta 1, whose amino-acid sequence is MSDNNPVKEEVKQFDKKCLKKTNTAEKNTLPTKEDIEQEKKAVQATK